In Apium graveolens cultivar Ventura chromosome 10, ASM990537v1, whole genome shotgun sequence, the following are encoded in one genomic region:
- the LOC141689712 gene encoding adenosine kinase 2-like has translation MESEGILLGMGNPLLDISAVVDNDFLTKYGVTLNNAILAEDKHLPMYDELASKENVEYIAGGATQNSIRVAQWMLQTPGATSFIGCIGKDKFGEEMKKNSKLAGLNVHYYEDEAAPTGTCAVCVVGGERSLIANLSAANCYKSDHLKKPENWSLVEKAKYFYIAGFFLTVSPESIQLVGEHAAATNKVFLMNLSAPFICEFFKDVQEKALSYVDYVFGNETEARTFSKVHGWETENVEEIAIKISQWPKASGAHKRITVITQGADPVVVAEDGKVTLFPVILLPKEKLVDTNGAGDAFVGGFISQLVKQKPIGECVRAGCYAANVIIQRPGCTYPEKPDFN, from the exons ATGGAGTCCGAAGGAATTTTATTGGGAATGGGAAATCCCCTTCTTGATATCTCTGCTGTTGTTGATAACGATTTCCTCACCAA GTATGGAGTGACATTGAACAATGCCATTCTAGCAGAAGACAAGCACTTGCCAAT GTATGATGAATTGGCTAGTAAGGAAAATGTGGAGTACATTGCTGGAG GTGCAACTCAGAATTCTATAAGAGTGGCCCAg TGGATGCTCCAAACTCCTGGGGCAACTAGTTTCATTGGATGCATTGGAAAGGACAAGTTTGGGGAGGAAATGAAAAAGAACTCCAAACTTGCTGGACTTAAT GTTCACTACTATGAGGATGAAGCTGCACCAACTGGTACTTGTGCCGTTTGCGTTGTTGGTGGTGAGAG GTCATTGATCGCCAACTTGTCAGCTGCAAACTGCTACAAATCAGATCACTTGAAAAAGCCCGAGAATTGGAGCCTTG TTGAGAAggccaaatatttttatattGCTGGATTTTTCCTCACTGTCTCTCCAGAATCTATTCAGCTTGTAGGCGAGCATGCTGCTGCCACAAACAAA GTCTTCTTGATGAATCTCTCTGCTCCATTTATCTGTGAGTTTTTCAAGGATGTTCAAGAAAAAGCTCTATC GTACGTTGATTACGTATTCGGGAATGAAACAGAAGCAAGAACTTTCTCTAAGGTCCATGGCTGGGAG ACTGAAAATGTTGAAGAGATCGCCATAAAGATTTCCCAATGGCCAAAGGCATCAGGAGCACATAAAAGGATTACTGTCATAACTCAGGGTGCCGATCCGGTTGTAGTTGCCGAGGATGGGAAGGTTACACTATTTCCTGTAATCTTGTTACCTAAGGAGAAACTGGTTGATACCAATGGAGCAG GGGATGCTTTTGTTGGAGGATTTATATCTCAGTTGGTTAAACAGAAGCCTATCGGAGAATGCGTGCGGGCTGGTTGCTATGCAGCAAATGTCATCATCCAAAGACCCGGCTGCACATACCCGGAGAAGCCAGAtttcaattaa